Proteins from one Planctomyces sp. SH-PL62 genomic window:
- a CDS encoding YajQ family cyclic di-GMP-binding protein, with protein MADNHSFDVVSEINQVEMHNAVTQAQHECTVRYDFKGTKAAIEYNKKDNTLTLTGDHKGQLETVLQVLKEKMAKRGVPVNAVVRGKLEEASHDSVRETMTIHSGIESDDARKIVKEVKQMKIKVQAQIMDDKVRITGKKVDDLQAVIAHLKENGPEYPLQFVNFT; from the coding sequence GTGGCCGACAACCATTCGTTCGACGTGGTCAGCGAGATCAACCAGGTTGAGATGCACAACGCCGTCACGCAGGCCCAGCACGAGTGCACCGTGCGCTACGACTTCAAGGGGACCAAGGCGGCGATCGAGTACAACAAGAAGGACAACACCCTGACGCTCACCGGCGATCACAAGGGACAGCTCGAGACGGTCCTCCAGGTCCTCAAGGAGAAGATGGCGAAGCGCGGGGTTCCGGTGAACGCCGTGGTCCGCGGCAAGCTGGAGGAGGCCTCGCACGACTCGGTGCGCGAGACGATGACGATCCATTCCGGGATCGAGTCGGACGACGCCCGCAAGATCGTCAAGGAGGTCAAGCAGATGAAGATCAAGGTCCAGGCCCAGATTATGGACGACAAGGTCCGGATCACGGGCAAGAAAGTGGACGACCTCCAGGCGGTCATCGCCCACCTGAAGGAGAACGGACCGGAATATCCTCTCCAGTTCGTCAATTTCACCTGA